The following coding sequences are from one Candidatus Methanoperedens sp. window:
- a CDS encoding Mut7-C RNAse domain-containing protein, giving the protein MKFIMDRMLGRLSRWLRLLGYDTLGIGKQENEDEFLFRLAETEGRVLVSRDRLLIRKAMKKGITSYLIRSSEITEQLKEMHDEFNIRFEPEMDRCTLCNSAIRKIKPGEMSLVEKKDYVYQLRLESGTEFWICDNCGQVYWQGKHWKNIMETVEKLKVK; this is encoded by the coding sequence ATGAAATTTATAATGGACAGGATGCTTGGTAGGCTTTCGCGATGGCTTCGCCTTCTGGGATACGACACTCTTGGGATCGGGAAGCAGGAGAACGAGGATGAATTTCTTTTCAGGCTGGCAGAAACTGAGGGGAGGGTCCTGGTTTCCAGGGACAGGCTTCTCATCAGGAAGGCCATGAAAAAGGGGATTACCTCGTATCTGATACGGTCTTCCGAGATCACTGAGCAGCTCAAGGAGATGCACGATGAATTCAATATCAGATTCGAACCAGAGATGGACAGGTGTACATTATGCAATTCAGCTATCAGAAAGATAAAGCCCGGTGAGATGTCGCTTGTTGAAAAGAAAGATTATGTATACCAGTTGAGGCTTGAGAGCGGGACAGAGTTCTGGATATGCGATAATTGCGGGCAGGTTTACTGGCAGGGAAAACACTGGAAGAATATTATGGAGACAGTGGAGAAGTTAAAGGTCAAATGA
- a CDS encoding ribonuclease Z, with protein sequence MRKSYAHSDSSHDKDGVLNVCANRDDMKISFLGTNGWYDTDTGNTICTLIETNSHFIILDAGNGFYKIDRYIVNTSRKPIYLFLSHFHLDHIIGLHILNKFNFRQGLHIYGQEGTKDILDRIINTPYTVPFSKLPFKVDIHDLPEGRHEVPFSVECRFLFHSAKCMGYRFELDDKIIAYCADTGICENAKELSRNSDLLITECSFKSGYNNDNWPHLNPEGAARIAKEAKAKKMVLLHFDANIYQTLRQRKEAEEKAREIFHNTITTLDDMQFEI encoded by the coding sequence ATGAGGAAGAGTTACGCTCATAGTGACAGCTCTCATGATAAGGATGGCGTTCTAAATGTTTGTGCAAATAGGGATGATATGAAAATTAGCTTTCTCGGAACTAATGGATGGTATGATACAGATACTGGAAACACTATATGCACCCTCATAGAAACCAATAGCCACTTTATTATTCTTGATGCTGGCAATGGATTTTATAAAATAGACCGGTATATTGTCAACACCAGCAGGAAACCGATATACCTTTTTCTCAGCCACTTCCATCTTGACCACATCATCGGCCTGCACATTCTGAATAAATTCAATTTCCGGCAGGGACTGCACATTTATGGACAGGAGGGTACAAAAGATATACTTGACAGAATAATCAATACGCCTTACACGGTTCCGTTTTCAAAATTGCCTTTCAAAGTTGATATTCATGATCTTCCTGAAGGGCGCCATGAAGTTCCATTTTCAGTAGAATGTCGATTCCTGTTTCATTCTGCAAAATGTATGGGATATCGATTTGAACTGGATGATAAAATAATAGCTTATTGCGCTGATACCGGTATTTGTGAAAATGCAAAAGAATTATCGCGAAATTCTGATCTCCTGATTACAGAATGTTCATTTAAGAGTGGATATAATAATGACAATTGGCCGCATTTGAATCCTGAAGGGGCAGCGCGGATAGCAAAAGAGGCAAAAGCAAAAAAAATGGTTCTATTGCACTTCGATGCAAATATCTACCAGACATTACGGCAGAGGAAAGAAGCCGAGGAGAAAGCGAGAGAAATATTCCATAATACGATTACCACACTTGATGATATGCAATTTGAAATATAA
- a CDS encoding transcriptional regulator protein, whose amino-acid sequence MEKRNIKQLDDKHEEIADALIAIGMSRNIARTLSYLQNVDNATSVDLERVARLYQPEVSIAIKQLKEREWINEREEKKVGKGRPYKIYSLKIGFNDIISQLENQQREAVNGTLEKIEKLKELRKDQR is encoded by the coding sequence ATGGAAAAACGCAATATTAAACAACTCGATGATAAGCACGAGGAAATTGCCGATGCACTTATTGCAATTGGTATGAGCAGGAATATTGCCAGAACTCTGAGCTATCTTCAGAATGTGGATAATGCTACATCGGTAGACCTGGAAAGAGTGGCCAGATTGTATCAGCCCGAAGTAAGCATTGCAATAAAGCAGCTAAAGGAGCGGGAATGGATAAATGAGCGTGAAGAGAAAAAGGTGGGTAAGGGAAGACCTTATAAGATATACTCGCTTAAAATCGGCTTCAATGATATAATCTCTCAGCTTGAAAACCAGCAGAGGGAAGCGGTTAATGGAACGCTGGAAAAGATTGAGAAATTGAAGGAATTGAGGAAAGATCAAAGATAG
- a CDS encoding FAD-dependent oxidoreductase: MNYDYIIVGAGVVGSSTAYHLKGAQPESKILLIDKNRTAGAGNTAKSAALYRNFFSSSISRILAGSSIKYYLELGDKVQIDPIGYLWLFSEEQWKKSQKAIRPLDPKNDRFEVLDRTGLFDILRLNTEAKGFFPDVHKGIYCHLCGSISAMALAKHYASGFESLGGHVRFNTDIKSFILTGQNSRYAPWDGVKVSGIMDQNGDTYQATRFVIATGAWTHDLLAPIGIASGILPKKRQLFALSITDPAQLLVNKNSSPAIILPAGGVYIKPILDRNLLIIGCADDLGQPFLMSDLEPDPLYFHMAIEPVLNHYFPELLGYTLSLKWAGYYDYHWPDMTPVIESVSNLTWVSGTSGSGIMKADAIGRIAAAGLQGHEEAMLADGTRFKVSRLSLRNRDVEMEELII; this comes from the coding sequence ATGAACTATGACTACATTATTGTGGGTGCAGGGGTCGTAGGAAGCTCTACTGCCTATCATTTGAAAGGTGCACAACCTGAGAGCAAGATATTGCTCATTGATAAGAACCGTACCGCAGGTGCAGGGAATACGGCAAAGAGCGCAGCTCTTTACCGGAACTTTTTCTCATCTTCCATAAGCAGGATTCTTGCAGGCAGTTCCATCAAGTATTATCTGGAACTTGGCGATAAGGTCCAGATAGACCCAATAGGTTATCTCTGGCTATTTTCCGAAGAGCAATGGAAAAAATCCCAAAAAGCCATACGGCCCCTTGATCCGAAAAATGACCGATTCGAAGTACTGGACAGAACAGGATTATTTGATATTCTCAGGCTGAATACCGAAGCAAAAGGCTTTTTCCCCGATGTTCATAAAGGGATATACTGCCATCTGTGCGGCTCCATCTCCGCGATGGCTCTTGCAAAGCATTATGCTTCCGGGTTTGAATCATTAGGTGGACATGTCCGTTTCAATACCGATATTAAAAGCTTCATTCTGACAGGTCAGAACAGCCGCTACGCTCCATGGGATGGAGTTAAAGTCAGCGGGATCATGGATCAGAATGGCGATACCTATCAGGCCACGCGATTTGTTATTGCTACCGGGGCATGGACGCATGATCTACTCGCTCCGATCGGTATCGCCTCAGGCATACTTCCCAAAAAGCGCCAGCTCTTCGCACTGAGTATTACGGATCCGGCCCAACTCCTGGTCAACAAGAATTCTTCACCTGCTATTATCCTGCCTGCGGGAGGCGTTTATATCAAACCTATACTTGATAGAAATCTGCTGATTATTGGCTGCGCAGACGACCTTGGCCAGCCATTCCTGATGTCCGATCTCGAGCCGGATCCTCTCTATTTTCACATGGCAATTGAGCCGGTTTTAAATCACTATTTCCCCGAGCTTCTGGGGTACACGCTGTCTCTCAAATGGGCAGGATACTATGACTATCATTGGCCTGACATGACCCCGGTTATCGAATCCGTGTCCAATCTGACATGGGTGAGCGGAACTTCCGGGAGCGGCATAATGAAAGCCGATGCCATTGGGCGGATCGCGGCCGCAGGATTACAGGGACATGAAGAGGCAATGCTTGCGGATGGGACAAGGTTCAAGGTATCCAGACTTTCGCTGCGCAACAGGGATGTTGAAATGGAAGAGCTAATAATCTGA
- a CDS encoding MFS transporter, which yields MEYKWKAMFTIWIGIFMATLDTSIVNVALPTLTEYFKTNITTIEWVVMAYLLTITSLLLSLGRISDMVGRKTIFAGGIALFTIGSGLCAVSATENQLIFYRIVQGIGAAMLMATGVAIITHAFPPRERGKAMGLIGTVVAIGSMAGPVAGGFLIEHVGWQSIFYINIPIGIFGTAMAVRILREEETTQGQTFDAAGALTLFISLILLLLALSQGQEFGWSSYYITSLFILSFVFFVLFIIVENKARHPMMELRHFRNRPFAAANISALISFMAMFSVILMMPFFLEKELGYSPEDVGIVFLAVPLVMSVISPVSGWLSDRTSSYVLSSIGIGISSLSILWLSSMESSAGFIDVTSRLALLGLGLGLFQAPNNSIIMGSLPKEQLGIAAGTLGTMRNMGMVIGIAVSGAVFSNRYVYYGNVDGSFLPAFHDTYVVSAVICGIAVVTSLVRSNPKSS from the coding sequence ATGGAATACAAGTGGAAAGCGATGTTCACTATCTGGATAGGCATTTTTATGGCCACACTGGATACGAGCATCGTGAACGTGGCTCTTCCCACGCTCACTGAATACTTCAAGACCAATATAACAACTATCGAATGGGTAGTCATGGCATACCTGCTGACGATCACAAGCCTTCTCCTCAGCCTCGGAAGGATTTCTGATATGGTCGGAAGAAAAACGATATTTGCTGGTGGAATTGCCCTTTTTACGATAGGGTCAGGATTGTGCGCGGTTTCAGCAACTGAAAACCAGTTGATATTCTACAGGATAGTACAGGGCATAGGGGCTGCTATGCTGATGGCTACCGGGGTTGCGATAATCACGCATGCATTCCCTCCAAGGGAGAGAGGCAAGGCAATGGGTCTGATAGGAACAGTAGTCGCCATAGGTTCAATGGCCGGGCCTGTAGCAGGCGGGTTTCTGATAGAGCATGTGGGCTGGCAGTCAATTTTTTATATCAATATACCTATCGGGATTTTCGGTACGGCGATGGCAGTCCGAATTCTCCGGGAGGAAGAAACCACGCAGGGGCAAACCTTTGATGCGGCGGGCGCTCTTACCCTTTTTATAAGTCTCATCTTGTTATTGCTCGCTTTGAGCCAGGGCCAGGAATTCGGCTGGAGTTCATATTATATTACTTCGCTTTTCATCCTCTCGTTCGTATTTTTTGTGTTATTTATTATTGTTGAGAACAAAGCCAGGCATCCCATGATGGAACTGCGGCATTTCAGGAACAGGCCGTTCGCAGCCGCCAATATCAGTGCGCTTATAAGTTTTATGGCAATGTTCAGCGTCATCCTTATGATGCCTTTCTTCCTGGAAAAAGAACTTGGATACTCACCGGAGGACGTAGGTATTGTGTTCCTGGCAGTGCCGCTTGTGATGTCTGTTATATCCCCGGTGAGCGGCTGGCTTTCGGACAGGACGAGCTCGTATGTGCTGAGTTCAATCGGAATAGGGATATCAAGCTTATCCATACTGTGGCTAAGTTCCATGGAATCGTCAGCGGGTTTTATCGACGTCACGTCGCGTCTTGCCCTTCTCGGCCTCGGACTGGGATTGTTCCAGGCGCCGAATAACAGCATAATAATGGGTTCGCTCCCAAAGGAACAGCTGGGTATTGCAGCAGGTACACTGGGAACCATGAGGAATATGGGCATGGTTATAGGCATAGCGGTTTCTGGGGCAGTATTTTCTAACAGGTATGTCTATTATGGAAATGTTGACGGTTCTTTCCTTCCGGCATTCCATGATACGTACGTCGTTTCTGCGGTCATATGCGGGATCGCGGTGGTGACATCGCTTGTCAGGAGCAACCCTAAAAGCTCATAA
- a CDS encoding MogA/MoaB family molybdenum cofactor biosynthesis protein, whose product MDIPRLHRENSQRPYKCAILTISTSRYEKYGNVDRPERAEDASGKLIWGMVEVQGSEVVHYELLPDNIDMIREALKRGLYSEADVILSTGGTGLSPADVTIEAVMSFFEKEMPGFGELFRQKSIEQIGNAVMLSRAIAGVSRQKAIFCLPGSPNAVKLALELVLPEMGHILKHVKGL is encoded by the coding sequence ATGGACATACCGCGGCTTCACAGAGAAAATTCGCAAAGGCCTTACAAATGTGCAATATTAACTATAAGCACCTCACGGTACGAGAAATATGGTAACGTTGACCGGCCGGAACGAGCCGAGGATGCTTCAGGAAAACTTATCTGGGGAATGGTCGAGGTACAGGGGAGCGAGGTGGTGCATTACGAGCTGCTCCCTGATAATATTGATATGATCCGGGAAGCATTGAAGAGGGGCCTTTATTCGGAAGCCGATGTGATATTATCGACCGGAGGAACAGGTCTCTCCCCCGCAGATGTGACCATAGAAGCCGTGATGTCATTTTTTGAAAAAGAGATGCCCGGTTTCGGGGAACTGTTCAGGCAGAAAAGCATAGAACAGATAGGAAACGCAGTGATGCTATCCAGGGCAATTGCAGGCGTATCCCGCCAGAAGGCGATATTTTGCCTTCCAGGCTCGCCAAATGCGGTTAAGCTTGCCCTTGAACTTGTTCTGCCCGAGATGGGGCATATCCTTAAACATGTGAAGGGACTGTGA
- a CDS encoding zinc ribbon domain-containing protein, protein MNRELYRPVMDAIAAFILIVVVKLVALLTLKDVGTIYLALDFILSLLVIVVLLRFRKDFNHQLSIALPGYPETRSAVSGLVFLLVVLTLFGMFTPFSGLLPHGAYNIIFFILALVPVYSLWNILYKKRGRFSDLMEYIIAEEKKRCSCGWENPGSNKYCGRCGSPLPENEVIRNEFN, encoded by the coding sequence ATGAATAGGGAATTATACAGACCTGTGATGGACGCCATAGCCGCTTTTATTTTGATCGTGGTTGTTAAGCTCGTTGCACTCCTCACTCTCAAGGATGTTGGGACAATTTATCTGGCTCTGGATTTTATCCTTTCCCTTTTGGTGATCGTCGTTCTGTTGAGATTCAGGAAGGATTTCAATCACCAGCTGAGTATAGCTTTGCCGGGGTACCCTGAAACCAGGTCGGCAGTATCCGGGCTCGTTTTTCTACTCGTTGTACTCACTCTTTTCGGGATGTTCACACCCTTCTCAGGCCTTCTGCCGCATGGTGCATATAATATTATTTTTTTCATTCTGGCACTGGTTCCGGTTTATTCCCTCTGGAATATCTTATATAAAAAAAGGGGCAGATTTTCAGACCTTATGGAGTATATCATAGCCGAGGAAAAGAAAAGATGTTCCTGCGGCTGGGAAAATCCAGGATCGAATAAGTATTGCGGCAGGTGCGGGTCGCCTCTTCCGGAAAATGAGGTCATTAGGAACGAATTCAATTAG